From Antechinus flavipes isolate AdamAnt ecotype Samford, QLD, Australia chromosome 1, AdamAnt_v2, whole genome shotgun sequence:
gcaattcgggttaagtgacttgaccagggtcacacagctaagaagtgttaagtgtctgaggtcaaatttgaactcaggtccccctgaattcaggactggtgctctatctactgtgccaccaagctgcccccaGCCTTAACTTCTTATCCAAGAACCAGGCCTATGTTTTCACTTGCCTCTTTGATATCTCTGACTGAAAAATTAGACTCATCACTTTCTCTCTGTACTAATTTCTCTTCCTGACTTACTCATTTGTTGATGGTACACAGTCACAGAGGCAAAACACCTTAACTTCTCCCAATCTTGCTTCTCAAGATCAGAAAGTTATCTTTTCCCTTTGTATATTTTATCTGTAAGATCTATTTATTAAAGGGAACTGCCCCCTTTGGTTTTGTCaatgatttcttccttttttcccttcacatTTTTATTCATCATAAGCCCCATAGTTAAGAACCTTTGATGAAATGTTTGTAATATTAATAGTCATTCACTAAGGAAACTTTCTCTCTCAATTAAAATCAAATGGGAGAATATGAGAAACAGATATTTCTCtcatatttaataactaattacTATATTAGGACTAAGGTTTTTGCCCTTTCTACTTCCTTATTCAGAAACCAACCAGTGTGGGAAATTCCTCTTAGAGATTAACCCAGGTCAAGATCTAATCAGACAGATCattaaagaaattctaaatttaggCTAATAGGTATATTTCTAGTCATTGTATTTGTTCAAACAGGTCCAGGTAAATGTTGATTCTCCCTATTGTCAAAACAGGAGATAGGGAAATTGAtgtctctttgaccaagatttgaGGGACTTATGTCACATACCTCAAGATAGCCCACCTCCCATTTGATTAACCAATCAGAGGTAATTAGGCATCCCTCAGGAACATGTTCTCTTTGAAGGGCTTTGACTTCACCACCATTAGGGGTCTTTGGTTGAAGAGATACTGTCAAATGATCATTCTTTTACTGTTGGCCTTAGTAATAAAATGATTAAGTTACCCAGAAAGAAAAGGATCAGTTACCTACctctacaatttttttcttctttctttaataatGAATAGGTAGATTTGATAGATGCtctacatacattatctcatttggctcTCATGAGAACTCTGTGAGTTAGGTCTTCCAGgtattgttattctctttttgCAGTGGAGGagattgaggttcagagaagttaaatgacttgttaatTATTACATGATTTTTATAGAGTATCCCTCTATAATATAAAGGAACTGGACTAGAAGatcatatttttacaaattaaaaaaaaaaacctgaatccAAACACAAGTTTGAACGACAAAGTATTTCCTTATATACAACAGAAcctaaaaagaggattttatatgaaattatgaatctccatttcacattgttttttttaaaatatgtaataattttttttttatttcagagttTTCCCGCttgtttctgctttcttctaAACTTCCTTATGTTATCTTCTGAATGCTTTCTAAAAATGTTCAGATagccctctttttaaaaaattacaatttctGAACCCTTTTATCTACACCCTACTTAAAAACtgagatagagggaaaaaaaacctttgtatCAAATgagcatagtcaaacaaaataaagtcaCACAGTGGCCATGTCCCAAAATGTATGTCTCTGCACCCCACTTGTACTACTGGTCAGTAGGCAATCAAGAAGTATAAACATGCTTTATCATAGATGCTCTAGAAAGATGGCTGTTATGGCACTGATTCGATTTTTAAGAAAGTAATTTTCTCTACAAGATTGCTATTCTTATATAAATTAGtctgtttctgtttattttactttgcttctgtTCATACTACCCTGTattctctgaaataatttctttcatcatttcttatgatgcaataatattctattacatatataagccacaatttgttcagtcattccccaattgtctAAGAGTCATGCCAGCAGCGAGGTGGCACAATAGACAAGAATGCTacagctggagtcagaaagattcatcttacTGAATTCAACTCTGGCTTCAGatactgtgtgaccatgggcaagtcattcagctctgtttgcctcagtttcctcatttgtaaaatgaactggaggggCAGGTAGgagatacagtggatagaacaccagccctggagtcaggaggacttgttTTCAATTCTGGCCTCATATCTTGACACTTACTAAGTGTGTGACctgattaagtcacttaaccccagttacctTGGTTTCCCACtggctccagaaaaaaaaaaaaaaaagagctggagaaggaaatggcaaagtactccagtatctttgccaagaaaatcccaaataaggtcatgaagaattagacacgactgaacaacaatccAGAATCTTGTCTTTTCCACCTCCTTAGAATTCCTCCTTCAGGATCAGAAAGTTCTTCTAAACTTCAAATTGTCCTTCCTCTTCATCACACTTTTCCATGTCCCCACTTGTTTCTCTTTGAGGTTAACATTTCCATAACAAACTATGTCCCTATCCCTTACCCATTTCAGATAATGTttactagatggtctctaaagttTCTTTTAGGCCTAAGAGTCTGAAATTTCTGTGAAAGATTATTAAGTTACTTCATGACTCTCCCCACACTGTTCTATCCTGTGTACATTGTCCAGATCAGTCATCAAAAACACTTGCTTTCATGCATCCTGTCATTCCCTGACTTGATAACCCTTAAAGTCTTTTTACTTCTTATAGGATAAAATCCTTAGATGGAAATCACAATCTCACAATCTTTCCTCAACTTGAATCCCCTTGGTCTACCCTGAGAAATTTTATTATCATTCCCTCAATAGGTTATCTTTAATTGCAGGTTTGCACCCGTAGTCATACTTCATCCCTAGATTAGAAGGCccatttcttcccccttttcaaATCTGATTCATCCATTAGTGACCAGCTGAAATCCCATCTCCTCTGGGAAGATTTCCCTGAACTCTCAAGCCAACATAaaactctttcctttctctgaccTTCTAAAAAGGTCTCATAGAGTTTATAGTATGGCAAGGGATACAGAAATGAACACATTTCTATAATGTAAAGGCTATACAGGAAAGCATATGCCTAAATATTAATGTAATGTGTTCATTTCTGTATCCCTTGCCATACTATAAACTCTATGAGAGCAAGGAActttatgatataaaaataaagtttatctcTCTTCCAGTGTTCCAATGTTCTGCAAATGCGTGTTGAATTGCATCTAGGCCATGAAAGCAGAGTTACTAAGAGAacgggctgggggggaggggagtaatGTCAATGAGGAAGGGGAAGTCCAAAATGAATCATCATACAATTTGTTTCTGGCTGTGGAGAGTTTATCATTTCAATTAGAAGGATGAGTTGGCTTAATGGACAGAGATGGAGGGGAGGGTATTCTGGGAGAAACTGCCTAAATAAAGATGCAGAGGTAGGTAATGAAGTGCTCAAATATGACTCTGTCAAAACTATTGAttaagtctttatttttcttcccttgtcTTCTCTTACCAGTTAGATAACATCTGCTGCCTTGGAAGGCTCCTAGCCTCAAGAAAGGAAATGGCTGCTGGAGTGATCAGAAATTTATGTGACTTTAGGCTTCAGGCTGCCTTCCATCAACCATTCTTACCTACTTCTGGCCACCGAGATCCAGATTTCCCTGAAACctctgaggaggaggaggaagatggcgaagaggaggaggaaggggaaaagccTGGAGACAACCTGGAGCTGGCAGGCAGTAGTCCAGGATGCCAGCGGTCGGACCCGAACCTGGTGACGGGTCCCACCAGGTCAAGCCCAAGTAGCGCTGAGATGACTTTGCAACTCCTCCGCTTCTCTGAGCTCATCAGTTGTGACATCCAGAAGTACTTTGGCCAGAAGACAAAAGATGATGACCCAGACGCCTGCAACATTTACGAGGATTGCCCCCCACCTGGTAAATCTGCAAGGGAGCTCTACTATGCAGATTTGATGCAAATCGTCCAGAGTGGGGACCCGGAGGATGAGGACACTGACGTGGCAGGTCTCCCTAAGGGCTTAGATTGCCAGGCCAGGTTCGGCTCCAGCAGAGACAGGTCTCAAAAGCTGGGGCCTCTGGTTGAGCTCTTTGAATACGGTCTCTGTCAGTATGCTAGGCAGAGGGTGTCTGACAGTAGGAGGCTGCGGCTTGAAAAGAAGTATGGCCACATCACCCCCATGCACAAAAGGAAGCTGCCACAGTCCTTCTGGAAGGAGCCGGCGCCCAGCCCCTTATGTCTGCTCAACACCAGCACGCCTGACTTTAGTGACCTGCTTGCCAACTGGACGTCAGATGTGGCCCAGGAGCTCCACAGCGTGGGAGGCCGGGAGCCGGACAGACATGCCCTGGAGATGGGTCAGTTAGGGGAGGTGTAAGCCAGCGTTCTCAGAGCGGCTTTGCCCTCTCACCGAGATGGAACCGGAAAGGGGGGCTGGGTTTCCCTCCTGGGCCAGGCACTGAAACCACCTCGTCCAGTGGTGGGATGAAGTAGGATATCCTGCCCTGAGCTCTCCTATTACCATCATCTCCCATCCTCATTAAGAGAGAGTCCCGAACGCCGAGGGGTTGGGTGTCCTACTGCCAGGAAGCTATAcccatacatatgcacacacgtgtgtgtatgtatatatacgtgtacatatacacatatacaccaaGAGACGGAGAGCTGATTCTCCCTGCCGCCTGGCTCTCACCCATTAGCTTAGCCAGCACCATTTCCCCACACCAGTCAGGTCACCACAGCAGGGATCCCTCTAGCCCCTCTGTGGGGGCAGTCATATCCCCCACGTTCACCTTCCCCACAATGAAGGAACTTCCTGGCTTTAGGATCTTTAGGAACCAGGACTGACAAGTTTCTGGACATCTTAAAGTGCTAACTCAAGCTTTTTTA
This genomic window contains:
- the PERCC1 gene encoding protein PERCC1; amino-acid sequence: MAAGVIRNLCDFRLQAAFHQPFLPTSGHRDPDFPETSEEEEEDGEEEEEGEKPGDNLELAGSSPGCQRSDPNLVTGPTRSSPSSAEMTLQLLRFSELISCDIQKYFGQKTKDDDPDACNIYEDCPPPGKSARELYYADLMQIVQSGDPEDEDTDVAGLPKGLDCQARFGSSRDRSQKLGPLVELFEYGLCQYARQRVSDSRRLRLEKKYGHITPMHKRKLPQSFWKEPAPSPLCLLNTSTPDFSDLLANWTSDVAQELHSVGGREPDRHALEMGQLGEV